A region from the Acinonyx jubatus isolate Ajub_Pintada_27869175 chromosome C2, VMU_Ajub_asm_v1.0, whole genome shotgun sequence genome encodes:
- the COL6A2 gene encoding collagen alpha-2(VI) chain isoform X1, producing the protein MGAAKMLRGPCAALLFWGLLGTPRAQQQELISPSTSDGNRCPEKADCPVNVYFVLDTSESIAMQSPTDSLLDHMRQFVKQFTSQLQDEAYLDQVVLSWRYGGLHFSDLVEVFSPPDGDRASFTRSLQGIQSFRRGTFTDCALANMTQEIRQHKSKGAVNFAVVITDGHVTGSPCGGIKLQAERAREEGIRLFAVAPRQNLLNEQGLRDIASMPLELYRNNYATMRPDSEIDQDTINRIIKVMKHEAYGECYKVSCLEIPGPPGPKGYRGQKGAKGNMGEPGEPGQKGRQGDPGIEGPIGFPGPKGVPGFKGEKGEFGADGRKGAPGLAGKNGTDGQKGKLGRIGPPGCKGDPGSRGPDGYAGDAGSPGEQGDQGTKGDAGRPGRRGPPGDNGAKGSKGYQGNNGAPGSPGVKGAKGGPGPRGPKGEPGRRGDPGAKGSPGGDGPKGEKGDPGPEGPRGLAGEVGNKGAKGDRGLPGPRGPQGALGEPGKKGSRGDPGDAGPRGESGQPGPKGDPGRPGFSYPGPRGTPGDKGEPGPRGPEGSRGDFGAKGEPGRKGEKGEPADPGPPGEPGLRGPKGAPGPEGEPGPPGDPGLTECDVMTYVRETCGCCDCEKRCGALDVVFVIDSSESIGYTNFTLEKNFVINVVNRLGAIAKDPKSETGTRVGVVQYSHEGTFEAIQLDDERIDSLSSFKEAVKNLEWIAGGTWTPSALKFAYNKLIKESRRQKTRVFAVVITDGRHDPRDDDLNLRALCNHDVTVTAIGIGDMFHERHESENLYSIACDKPQQVRNMTLFSDLVAEKFIDDMEDVLCPDPQIVCPDLPCQTELYVAQCTQRPVDIVFLLDGSERLGEQNFHKARRFVEEVSRRLTLARRDDDPLNARVALLQFGGPGEQQVAFPLTSNLTVIHEALEGARYLNSFSHVGAGIVHAINHVVRGARPGARRHAELAFVFLTDGVTGNDSLEEAVHSMRKQNVVPTVVAVGGDVDADVLSKISLGDAAAVFREKDYDSLAQPGFFDRFIRWIC; encoded by the exons ATGGGTGCTGCCAAGATGCTCCGGGGCCCCTGCGCCGCCCTCCtgttctgggggctcctggggacCCCCCGTGCCCAGCAGCAGGAGCTCATCAGCCCCAGCACCTCTGACGGAAACCGCTGCCCAG AGAAGGCCGACTGCCCCGTCAACGTGTACTTCGTGCTGGACACGTCGGAGAGCATCGCCATGCAGTCGCCCACCGACAGCCTGCTCGACCACATGCGGCAGTTCGTGAAGCAGTTCACCAGCCAGCTGCAGGACGAGGCCTACCTGGACCAGGTGGTCCTGAGCTGGCGCTACGGCGGCCTGCACTTCTCCGACCTGGTGGAGGTGTTCAGCCCGCCCGACGGCGACCGGGCCTCCTTCACCAGGAGCCTGCAGGGCATCCAGTCCTTCCGCAGGGGCACCTTCACCGACTGCGCGCTGGCCAACATGACCCAGGAGATCCGGCAGCACAAGAGCAAGGGCGCGGTCAACTTCGCGGTGGTCATCACCGACGGCCACGTCACCGGCAGCCCGTGCGGGGGCATCAAGCTGCAGGCCGAGAGGGCCCGCGAGGAGGGCATCCGGCTCTTCGCCGTGGCCCCCAGGCAGAACCTGCTGAACGAGCAGGGCCTTCGGGACATCGCCAGCATGCCCTTGGAGCTCTACCGCAACAACTACGCCACGATGCGGCCCGACTCGGAGATCGACCAGGACACCATCAACCGCATCATCAAGGTCATG AAACATGAAGCCTATGGAGAG TGCTACAAGGTGAGCTGCCTGGAGATCCCCGGGCCTCCCGGCCCCAAGGGCTACCGCGGACAGAAG GGTGCCAAGGGCAACATGGGTGAGCCAGGAGAGCCTGGGCAGAAAGGACGACAG GGAGATCCAGGCATCGAAGGCCCCATTGGATTCCCGGGACCCAAG GGTGTTCCTGGTTTCAAAGGAGAGAAG GGTGAATTTGGAGCTGACGGGCGGAAG GGGGCCCCTGGCCTGGCTGGCAAGAACGGGACGGATGGACAGAAG ggcAAACTGGGGCGCATTGGGCCTCCTGGCTGCAAGGGAGACCCCGGGAGTCGG GGCCCCGATGGATACGCAGGCGATGCCGGCAGCCCTGGGGAGCAAGGGGACCAGGGCACCAAG GGAGATGCTGGCCGCCCAGGACGCAGAGGACCCCCAGGAGACAACGGGGCCAAAGGCAGCAAG GGGTATCAAGGCAACAACGGGGCCCCCGGAAGTCCCGGTGTGAAAGGAGCCAAGGGCGGGCCTGGACCCCGAGGACCCAAAGGCGAGCCT GGGCGCAGAGGGGACCCAGGAGCCAAGGGCAGCCCGGGCGGTGACGGCCCCAAGGGTGAGAAG GGAGACCCTGGCCCTGAGGGGCCCCGGGGTCTGGCTGGAGAGGTTGGCAACAAAGGAGCCAAG GGAGACCGAGGCTTGCCTGGACCCAGAGGCCCTCAGGGGGCTCTCGGAGAGCCCGGGAAGAAG ggatCTCGGGGAGACCCCGGTGACGCCGGCCCCCGTGGAGAGTCAGGACAGCCTGGTCCCAAG GGAGACCCCGGCAGGCCTGGATTCAGCTACCCAGGACCCCGAGGAACGCCC GGAGACAAAGGCGAGCCTGGTCCTCGCGGCCCTGAG GGGAGCAGAGGTGACTTTGGTGCCAAAGGAGAGCCCGGGAGGAAGGGCGAGAAGGGTGAGCCT GCGGATCCCGGTCCCCCTGGTGAGCCCGGCCTGCGGGGGCCAAAAGGAGCCCCAGGACCCGAG ggAGAGCCCGGCCCCCCTGGAGATCCCGGCCTCACG GAGTGCGACGTCATGACCTACGTGAGGGAGACATGCGGGTGCTGCG ACTGCGAGAAGCGGTGTGGGGCCCTGGACGTGGTGTTCGTCATCGACAGCTCCGAGAGCATCGGCTACACCAACTTCACCCTGGAAAAGAACTTTGTCATCAACGTGGTCAACAGGCTGGGGGCCATTGCCAAGGACCCCAAGTCAGAGACCG GAACCCGCGTGGGCGTGGTGCAGTACAGCCACGAGGGCACCTTCGAAGCCATCCAGCTGGATGACGAACGCATCGACTCCCTGTCCAGCTTCAAGGAGGCCGTCAAGAACCTGGAGTGGATCGCCGGGGGCACCTGGACGCCCTCGGCCCTCAAATTCGCCTACAACAAGCTCATCAAGGAGAGCCGGCGCCAGAAGACCCGCGTGTTCGCGGTGGTCATCACGGACGGCCGCCACGACCCCCGGGACGACGACCTCAACCTGCGGGCGCTGTGCAACCATGACGTCACAGTGACAGCCATCGGCATTGGTGACATGTTCCACGAGAGGCACGAGAGCGAGAACCTGTACTCCATCGCCTGCGACAAGCCGCAGCAGGTGCGAAACATGACCCTCTTCTCTGACCTGGTGGCCGAGAAGTTCATCGATGACATGGAAGATGTCCTGTGCCCGG ACCCTCAGATCGTGTGCCCGGACCTTCCCTGCCAAACAG AGCTGTACGTGGCCCAGTGCACGCAGCGGCCTGTGGACATCGTCTTCCTGCTGGACGGCTCCGAGCGGCTGGGCGAGCAGAACTTCCACAAGGCGCGGCGCTTCGTGGAGGAGGTGTCCCGGCGGCTGACACTGGCGCGCAGGGACGACGACCCGCTCAACGCGCGCGTGGCCCTGCTGCAGTTCGGGGGCCCGGGCGAGCAGCAGGTGGCCTTCCCGCTCACGTCCAACCTGACGGTCATCCACGAGGCGCTGGAGGGCGCGCGCTACCTCAACTCCTTCTCGCACGTGGGCGCGGGCATAGTGCACGCCATCAACCACGTGGTGCGCGGTGCGCGCCCGGGCGCGCGCCGCCACGCTGAGCTGGCCTTCGTGTTCCTCACCGACGGCGTCACGGGCAACGACAGCCTGGAGGAGGCGGTGCACTCCATGCGCAAGCAGAACGTGGTGCCCACCGTGGTGGCCGTGGGCGGCGACGTGGACGCGGACGTGCTGTCCAAGATCAGCCTGGGCGACGCGGCCGCCGTCTTCCGCGAGAAGGACTACGACAGCCTGGCACAGCCCGGCTTCTTCGACAGGTTCATCCGCTGGATCTGCTAg
- the COL6A2 gene encoding collagen alpha-2(VI) chain isoform X2, translating to MGAAKMLRGPCAALLFWGLLGTPRAQQQELISPSTSDGNRCPEKADCPVNVYFVLDTSESIAMQSPTDSLLDHMRQFVKQFTSQLQDEAYLDQVVLSWRYGGLHFSDLVEVFSPPDGDRASFTRSLQGIQSFRRGTFTDCALANMTQEIRQHKSKGAVNFAVVITDGHVTGSPCGGIKLQAERAREEGIRLFAVAPRQNLLNEQGLRDIASMPLELYRNNYATMRPDSEIDQDTINRIIKVMKHEAYGECYKVSCLEIPGPPGPKGYRGQKGAKGNMGEPGEPGQKGRQGDPGIEGPIGFPGPKGVPGFKGEKGEFGADGRKGAPGLAGKNGTDGQKGKLGRIGPPGCKGDPGSRGPDGYAGDAGSPGEQGDQGTKGDAGRPGRRGPPGDNGAKGSKGYQGNNGAPGSPGVKGAKGGPGPRGPKGEPGRRGDPGAKGSPGGDGPKGEKGDPGPEGPRGLAGEVGNKGAKGDRGLPGPRGPQGALGEPGKKGSRGDPGDAGPRGESGQPGPKGDPGRPGFSYPGPRGTPGDKGEPGPRGPEGSRGDFGAKGEPGRKGEKGEPADPGPPGEPGLRGPKGAPGPEGEPGPPGDPGLTECDVMTYVRETCGCCDCEKRCGALDVVFVIDSSESIGYTNFTLEKNFVINVVNRLGAIAKDPKSETGTRVGVVQYSHEGTFEAIQLDDERIDSLSSFKEAVKNLEWIAGGTWTPSALKFAYNKLIKESRRQKTRVFAVVITDGRHDPRDDDLNLRALCNHDVTVTAIGIGDMFHERHESENLYSIACDKPQQVRNMTLFSDLVAEKFIDDMEDVLCPDPQIVCPDLPCQTDGPRPGGEPPVTFLRTEEGPDASFPRTIPLIQQLLNATEFTQDPAAYSRLVAVLVYTAERAKFATGNERQDWMELFIDTFKLVHRDIVGDPETALALC from the exons ATGGGTGCTGCCAAGATGCTCCGGGGCCCCTGCGCCGCCCTCCtgttctgggggctcctggggacCCCCCGTGCCCAGCAGCAGGAGCTCATCAGCCCCAGCACCTCTGACGGAAACCGCTGCCCAG AGAAGGCCGACTGCCCCGTCAACGTGTACTTCGTGCTGGACACGTCGGAGAGCATCGCCATGCAGTCGCCCACCGACAGCCTGCTCGACCACATGCGGCAGTTCGTGAAGCAGTTCACCAGCCAGCTGCAGGACGAGGCCTACCTGGACCAGGTGGTCCTGAGCTGGCGCTACGGCGGCCTGCACTTCTCCGACCTGGTGGAGGTGTTCAGCCCGCCCGACGGCGACCGGGCCTCCTTCACCAGGAGCCTGCAGGGCATCCAGTCCTTCCGCAGGGGCACCTTCACCGACTGCGCGCTGGCCAACATGACCCAGGAGATCCGGCAGCACAAGAGCAAGGGCGCGGTCAACTTCGCGGTGGTCATCACCGACGGCCACGTCACCGGCAGCCCGTGCGGGGGCATCAAGCTGCAGGCCGAGAGGGCCCGCGAGGAGGGCATCCGGCTCTTCGCCGTGGCCCCCAGGCAGAACCTGCTGAACGAGCAGGGCCTTCGGGACATCGCCAGCATGCCCTTGGAGCTCTACCGCAACAACTACGCCACGATGCGGCCCGACTCGGAGATCGACCAGGACACCATCAACCGCATCATCAAGGTCATG AAACATGAAGCCTATGGAGAG TGCTACAAGGTGAGCTGCCTGGAGATCCCCGGGCCTCCCGGCCCCAAGGGCTACCGCGGACAGAAG GGTGCCAAGGGCAACATGGGTGAGCCAGGAGAGCCTGGGCAGAAAGGACGACAG GGAGATCCAGGCATCGAAGGCCCCATTGGATTCCCGGGACCCAAG GGTGTTCCTGGTTTCAAAGGAGAGAAG GGTGAATTTGGAGCTGACGGGCGGAAG GGGGCCCCTGGCCTGGCTGGCAAGAACGGGACGGATGGACAGAAG ggcAAACTGGGGCGCATTGGGCCTCCTGGCTGCAAGGGAGACCCCGGGAGTCGG GGCCCCGATGGATACGCAGGCGATGCCGGCAGCCCTGGGGAGCAAGGGGACCAGGGCACCAAG GGAGATGCTGGCCGCCCAGGACGCAGAGGACCCCCAGGAGACAACGGGGCCAAAGGCAGCAAG GGGTATCAAGGCAACAACGGGGCCCCCGGAAGTCCCGGTGTGAAAGGAGCCAAGGGCGGGCCTGGACCCCGAGGACCCAAAGGCGAGCCT GGGCGCAGAGGGGACCCAGGAGCCAAGGGCAGCCCGGGCGGTGACGGCCCCAAGGGTGAGAAG GGAGACCCTGGCCCTGAGGGGCCCCGGGGTCTGGCTGGAGAGGTTGGCAACAAAGGAGCCAAG GGAGACCGAGGCTTGCCTGGACCCAGAGGCCCTCAGGGGGCTCTCGGAGAGCCCGGGAAGAAG ggatCTCGGGGAGACCCCGGTGACGCCGGCCCCCGTGGAGAGTCAGGACAGCCTGGTCCCAAG GGAGACCCCGGCAGGCCTGGATTCAGCTACCCAGGACCCCGAGGAACGCCC GGAGACAAAGGCGAGCCTGGTCCTCGCGGCCCTGAG GGGAGCAGAGGTGACTTTGGTGCCAAAGGAGAGCCCGGGAGGAAGGGCGAGAAGGGTGAGCCT GCGGATCCCGGTCCCCCTGGTGAGCCCGGCCTGCGGGGGCCAAAAGGAGCCCCAGGACCCGAG ggAGAGCCCGGCCCCCCTGGAGATCCCGGCCTCACG GAGTGCGACGTCATGACCTACGTGAGGGAGACATGCGGGTGCTGCG ACTGCGAGAAGCGGTGTGGGGCCCTGGACGTGGTGTTCGTCATCGACAGCTCCGAGAGCATCGGCTACACCAACTTCACCCTGGAAAAGAACTTTGTCATCAACGTGGTCAACAGGCTGGGGGCCATTGCCAAGGACCCCAAGTCAGAGACCG GAACCCGCGTGGGCGTGGTGCAGTACAGCCACGAGGGCACCTTCGAAGCCATCCAGCTGGATGACGAACGCATCGACTCCCTGTCCAGCTTCAAGGAGGCCGTCAAGAACCTGGAGTGGATCGCCGGGGGCACCTGGACGCCCTCGGCCCTCAAATTCGCCTACAACAAGCTCATCAAGGAGAGCCGGCGCCAGAAGACCCGCGTGTTCGCGGTGGTCATCACGGACGGCCGCCACGACCCCCGGGACGACGACCTCAACCTGCGGGCGCTGTGCAACCATGACGTCACAGTGACAGCCATCGGCATTGGTGACATGTTCCACGAGAGGCACGAGAGCGAGAACCTGTACTCCATCGCCTGCGACAAGCCGCAGCAGGTGCGAAACATGACCCTCTTCTCTGACCTGGTGGCCGAGAAGTTCATCGATGACATGGAAGATGTCCTGTGCCCGG ACCCTCAGATCGTGTGCCCGGACCTTCCCTGCCAAACAG ATGGACCGCGGCCTGGCGGCGAGCCCCCGGTCACCTTCCTCCGCACGGAAGAGGGCCCGgatgcctccttccccaggaccATCCCCCTGATCCAACAGTTGCTAAACGCCACGGAGTTCACGCAGGACCCGGCCGCCTACTCCAGGCTGGTGGCCGTGCTGGTCTACACCGCAGAGCGAGCCAAGTTCGCCACAGGCAACGAGCGGCAGGACTGGATGGAACTGTTCATTGACACGTTTAAGCTGGTGCACAGGGACATTGTGGGGGACCCTGAGACCGCACTGGCCCTCTGCTGA